The window GTCCCGGAACCCGGAACCCTCGATCGTTCACCCGGGTGTGTCGGCCTTCGGATAGAACCAGAGAACGACCTTCTGGCCGCGTAGATCCTCGAGGCTCAGATCCTTTCCGGTGTGAGCTTTTGCGGTGAACTCGGGGGCTTTCTCTCCTGGCTTCAGCATGGGTCAGTTCCTTTCACGTACCGAGCCGATCGGACTTCCGGGCGGCGCGGGGATCGGGCGTCCGGCGTCGTCATCCGTCCACGGCCGATCGAGGAAGCGCAGGATGGTTCCTGCCATCAGAGCGCGGT is drawn from Acidobacteriota bacterium and contains these coding sequences:
- a CDS encoding redoxin domain-containing protein — translated: MLKPGEKAPEFTAKAHTGKDLSLEDLRGQKVVLWFYPKADTPG